A window from Malassezia restricta chromosome I, complete sequence encodes these proteins:
- a CDS encoding ataxin-3, producing the protein MSEVGYEVLLKYIYHEKQEEGSMMCAQHALNAILQGQFFDPSQLAQIADEISEYERNELGICTQDAKNMLSRHMDETGYFSLEVIDRALRAWDMNLVRWRSCKELRERYAYPEREFAFLLNLGHHWIALRGFGHVSRTWFNLNSFYLEPQWLSNIYLSSLLQQAELEQYTVFTVELQAGMDPPATITDDVADAHASRFSEDHSLMMDEDEDFQKALSASLEEDQANAAQPSTPTGRRRAGQERLDAEEEMHDPLRSRMRHSTGVSTPGSGYRSMRRFGPHDERENTSKTYQRASLSRRNRPKSSHDIEEEGDLASYPSRKSPFLHPIAASLLDEDVEDLAEEEENAHLEFLDDDEAQLQAAIASSLGQPYQVPERILDQTYRTCEMAKESQKIPEDVQRITKLREDALMNTSQRLTSADDLSRAPTISSKTSICRSHNAEPADAGAETSTISTEEMRRRRLARFEGL; encoded by the exons ATGTCTGAAGTGGGATATGAAGTGTTGTTGAAATACATTTATCATG AAAAACAGGAAGAAGGGAGTATGATGTGCGCACAACATGCTCTCAATGCCATTCTACAGGGTCAATTTTTCGATCCGTCACAACTAGCGCAAATTGCCGATGAGATTAGCGAGTATGAGCGCAATGAGCTCGGCATTTGTACACAGGATGCGAAGAATATGTTATCTCGCCACATGGATGAAACAGGCTATTTCAGTCTCGAAGTTATTGATCGTGCCCTGAGGGCTTGGGATATGAACTTGGTTCGGTGGCGTTCGTGCAAAGAGTTGCGTGAGCGCTACGCGTACCCTGAGCGTGAATTTGCATTTTTGCTCAACCTTGGACATCACTGGATTGCTTTGCGTGGCTTTGGACATGTGTCTCGCACATG GTTTAATCTAAACAGCTTTTACCTTGAACCACAGTGGCTAAGCAATATATACCTCAGTTCATTGTTGCAACAG GCTGAACTGGAACAATACACGGTTTTTACGGTTGAACTCCAAGCTGGCATGGATCCACCTGCCACCATCACGGACGATGTTGcggatgcgcatgcatcacGTTTTTCCGAGGATCACAGCTTGATGATGGACGAAGATGAAGATTTCCAGAAAGCTTTGAGTGCCAGTTTGGAAGAAGACCAAGCAAATGCAGCCCAACCTAGCACACCCACAGGAcggcgtcgcgctggaCAGGAGCGGTTGGATGCGGAAGAAGAGATGCATGATCCGCTTCGAAGTCGAATGCGACATTCAACAGGTGTCAGCACGCCTGGGAGTGGATATCGTTCTATGCGACGTTTTGGACCTCATGATGAAAGAGAAAATACTTCCAAAACTTATCAAAGGGCCTCTTTATCTCGAAGAAATCGACCAAAGTCATCCCACGATATTGAAGAAGAGGGTGATTTGGCTTCCTATCCTTCTAGAAAATCACCTTTCTTGCACCCCATCGCAGCTTCTCTGCTTGATGAAGATGTGGAAGATCTTgccgaggaagaagaaaaTGCACATTTGGAATTCTTAGATGACGATGAAGCTCAACTGCAGGCCGCTATTGCGTCTAGTTTAGGGCAACCGTATCAAGTGCCTGAGAGGATCTTAGATCAGACCTATCGCACATGTGAAATGGCCAAAGAATCTCAAAAAATCCCAGAAGATGTTCAACGCATTACAAAGCTGCGTGAAGATGCGCTGATGAATACATCTCAGCGTTTAACGTCCGCAGATGACCTTTCTCGGGCACCAACGATTTCTTCCAAAACGTCGATATGTCGCAGTCACAACGCCGAGCCAGCCGATGCGGGGGCTGAGACCAGCACAATCTCAACAGAAGAAATGAGACGTAGACGCCTTGCTCGCTTCGAAGGATTGTAA
- a CDS encoding RuvB-like protein 2, translating into MASMASISTAPVQTTIQTLERIGAHSHVRGLGLDERLEPQDSAQGMVGQRAARKAAGMIVKIVQNAKIAGRAMLMAGPPGTGKTAIAMGMAQTLGPDVPFIMLSASEVFSLEMSKTEALMQAFRKAIGVRIKEEAETIEGEVVEIQIDRSLTGATKTGKIIIKTTDMETVYELGNKMIDALQKEKVIAGDVITIEKSSGRISKLGRSFACSRDYDAIGSDTKFVQCPEGELQRRREVVHTVSLHEIDVINSRTQGFLALFAGDTGEIKPELRDQINAKVGEWREEGKAEIIPGVLFIDEVHMLDIECFSFLNRALETELAPLVVMASNRGQTRIRGTRFTSPHGLPIDLLDRILIISTKPYSEDEIKRILSIRAQEEDVNLKQEALEVLARMAMETSLRYTINLITTAHLAARRRKADEVDVADVRRVYNLFVDEKRSVQYLQEHAAEFMSEEVVS; encoded by the exons atggcatcgatg GCGAGTATTTCAACGGCCCCTGTTCAGACAACCAtccagacgctcgagcgcattgGTGCTCACTCTCATGTGCGGGGCCTTGGCTtggacgagcgccttgagccACAGGATAGTGCACAAGGTATGGTGGGTCAACGTGCAGCTCGAAAAGCAGCCGGTATGATTGTCAAAATTGTGCAAAATGCTAAAATTGCTGGGCGTGCCATGCTGATGGCAGGTCcaccaggcacaggcaAGACCGCCATTGCCATGGGTATGGCTCAAACGCTTGGCCCAGATGTGCCTTTCATCATGCTTTCGGCTTCAGAAGTCTTCTCGCTGGAAATGAGCAAAACTGAGGCATTGATGCAAGCCTTTAGAAAGGCTATTGGTGTGCGCATCAAGGAAGAGGCTGAAACAATCGAGGGAGAGGTTGTGGAAATTCAGATTGACCGCAGCCTCACCGGAGCCACTAAAACAGGCAAGATTATCATCAAGACGACGGATATGGAGACGGTGTATGAACTTGGTAACAAGATGATTGATGCTCTCCAAAAGGAAAAGGTGATCGCTGGCGATGTCATCACAATTGAAAAGTCTAGTGGCCGTATTTCCAAGCTTGGCCGGAGCTTTGCGTGCTCGCGTGACTACGATGCCATTGGTAGCGACACCAAGTTCGTTCAATGTCCAGAGGGtgagctgcagcgccgacgaGAGGTGGTACACACCGTGTCGCTCCACGAGATTGATGTTATTAACTCGCGCACGCAAGGCTTTCTCGCGCTCTTTGCCGGTGACACAGGTGAAATTAAGCCCGAGCTTCGCGATCAGATCAATGCTAAGGTTGGCGAATGGCGTGAAGAAGGCAAAGCAGAAATTATCCCCGGTGTGCTTTTCATCGATGAAGTGCATATGTTAGACATCGAGTGCTTCTCGTTTCTGAACCGCGCTCTCGAAACTGAACTAGCGCCACTAGTGGTAATGGCATCCAATCGCGGGCAAACTCGTATTCGTGGAACGCGCTTCACAAGTCCTCATGGTCTGCCAATTGACCTACTCGATCGGATTCTGATCATCAGTACCAAGCCATACTCTGAAGACGAGATCAAACGAATCCTGTCTATTCGTGCTCAAGAAGAGGATGTCAATTTGAAGCAGGAAGCACTCGAAGTACTCGCTCGTATGGCAATGGAAACATCATTACGCTACACCATCAATCTTATCACCACAGCGCACCTCGCGGCCAGGCGGCGGAAGGCTGATGAGGTGGACGTTGCAGATGTTCGTCGCGTCTACA ATCTATTCGTTGATGAAAAGCGGAGTGTTCAGTACCTGCAAGAGCATGCGGCAGAATTTATGAGCGAGGAAGTCGTTTCGTAG
- a CDS encoding glutathione synthase, whose translation MTLASDLPVWPPSELKDSIRNKLISQDARDFALSHGLVYRALPSKPNGEPLQDTTIHAPTTIVPTPFPRDLFEKAQSLQPLFNKLYARVAMDANFLRTVMKDSVIKVDDFQRRLFDIWHTVQEEGASQPVHLGLFRSDYLMHADNRNELELRQVEFNTIAASFGGLCTFASNMHRHLLRNHAYSNAAPCLHMDNLPKNEAIDTLVSGLVDAHKYYVSECTNDSRTTAPVILFVVQPKERNAFDQRALEYEIEDKHDINVMRMSLDDLQTKATVHGTNRKLFVQAPLHSTPVEVSVVYFRSGYGPDDYTSNAAWDTRLLLERSHAIKCPNVALQLAGSKKVQQVLSESNILEKYIGSDAHEIRSTFSQLWPLDDSKIGREALAIARSTPEKFVMKPQREGGSHNIYKHDIVPALDAMKKRDEERQARGEDVSVKEHEGYILMSLIDTPKDRGAMMLRAGCGEEAQLMPQTVSELGIYGTILFGTKELEEQRSGGYLLRTKSSESNEGGVAVGFSVIDTPLLV comes from the coding sequence ATGACATTAGCGTCAGATTTACCCGTGTGGCCTCCGAGCGAATTGAAAGATAGCATTCGAAATAAGCTTATCAGTCAGGATGCTCGCGACTTTGCATTGAGTCATGGCTTAGTGTACCGAGCCCTGCCATCTAAGCCTAATGGTGAACCGCTTCAAGACACCACAATCCATGCTCCCACGACTATTGTACCTACTCCATTTCCCCGCGACCTATTCGAAAAAGCCCAAAGCTTACAACCGCTATTCAATAAATTGTATGCTCGTGTAGCAATGGACGCAAATTTTTTGAGGACTGTAATGAAGGACTCGGTTATCAAAGTGGATGACTTCCAGCGTCGTTTGTTTGACATCTGGCATACTGTGCAAGAAGAAGGGGCTTCACAGCCGGTTCACCTTGGGCTATTTCGGAGTGACTATTTGATGCATGCAGATAATCGTAATGAACTGGAACTCCGACAAGTTGAGTTCAACACAATCGCTGCGTCGTTCGGTGGGCTCTGCACTTTTGCATCCAACATGCACCGACATCTCCTTCGGAATCATGCATATTCTAACGCGGCACCTTGTTTACACATGGATAACTTGCCGAAAAATGAAGCTATCGACACTCTCGTTTCTGGTCTCGTGGATGCTCACAAGTATTATGTATCCGAATGTACAAATGATTCACGTACAACGGCGCCGGTGATTCTATTTGTCGTTCAACCAAAAGAGAGAAATGCTTTTGATCAACGTGCTTTGGAGTACGAAATCGAAGATAAACACGACATTAATGTGATGAGAATGTCTCTTGATGATCTCCAGACCAAGGCCACAGTCCACGGGACAAATCGCAAACTTTTTGTTCAAGCACCTTTGCATTCAACGCCAGTAGAAGTTTCTGTGGTGTACTTTCGCAGTGGATATGGACCTGATGATTACACCTCAAATGCTGCTTGGGACACGCGCCTTTTGCTGGAACGCAGTCATGCGATTAAGTGCCCTAATGTAGCACTCCAGCTTGCTGGCTCGAAGAAGGTGCAACAGGTACTGTCAGAGTCAAACATTTTGGAAAAATACATCGGTTCGGATGCTCATGAAATTCGATCTACCTTTTCGCAGCTTTGGCCGCTGGATGACTCCAAGATTGGTCGAGAAGCCCTGGCCATAGCTCGGTCTACGCCAGAAAAGTTTGTGATGAAACCGCAACGGGAAGGCGGAAGCCATAACATTTACAAACACGACATTGTACCAGCCTTGGACGCAATGAAGAAGCGAGATGAAGAGCGTCAAGCGCGCGGTGAAGACGTTTCTGTTAAGGAACATGAAGGGTACATATTGATGAGCCTCATTGATACACCCAAGGACCGCGGTGCGATGATGCTCCGTGCTGGCTGTGGTGAAGAGGCACAGCTGATGCCACAGACAGTAAGTGAACTTGGCATATATGGCACGATCTTGTTTGGGACGAAAGAACTCGAAGAACAACGCTCAGGTGGCTATCTCTTGCGCACCAAGTCAAGCGAAAGCAATGAGGGTGGTGTGGCTGTTGGTTTTAGCGTTATTGATACGCCACTGCTGGTATAA
- a CDS encoding sphingolipid 4-desaturase/C4-monooxygenase produces the protein MLGFFRRDLHWNKAVPSINIDWSLYGGEERMKAGSDRAATGRPWMPHVSDKPLASDDFLWSLNEEPHRTRRLAIMKAHPEVRKLMGHEPLTKYVAAGVVFLQLMVALTLTFLGVHPLDWRFILTAYLLGGIANQNLFLAIHEITHNLAFKSIAANRLLAILVNLPVGVPFAMTFKPYHIEHHKHLGEDGIDTDMPTRLELMVLNNVLGKAFFATFQLFFYAIRPGFVRVQKLTAWHMLNICIQLLFDFMICYLCGSPVPLYYFLMSSFFAGSLHPIAGHFIAEHYMFSNIEQETWSYYGPLNIFTYNVGYHNEHHDFPSVPWTRLPALRKLAPEFYDVLPSHSSWTMVILAFIFSNHSGMNMRVKRQPRFKKLQEPSIEDAPNYTGWEVRT, from the coding sequence ATGCTAGGCTTTTTTCGGCGTGATCTTCATTGGAATAAGGCTGTGCCGAGCATAAATATCGATTGGTCTTTGTATGGAGGAGAAGAGAGAATGAAAGCAGGCTCTGATCGAGCTGCCACTGGTCGGCCTTGGATGCCTCATGTAAGCGACAAGCCTCTGGCATCGGATGACTTTCTATGGTCTTTAAATGAAGAGCCCCATCGCACACGCAGACTAGCCATCATGAAAGCGCATCCAGAAGTGCGTAAGCTGATGGGCCACGAACCTTTAACGAAATATGTGGCCGCAGGTGTCGTGTTTCTCCAGCTTATGGTAGCACTGACTCTAACCTTTCTGGGCGTACATCCACTCGACTGGCGCTTTATACTAACTGCCTATCTCCTTGGTGGTATTGCGAATCAGAACCTTTTCCTAGCCATTCATGAAATTACACACAATCTCGCATTCAAGAGCATTGCAGCAAATCGCCTTCTTGCGATACTCGTGAATCTGCCCGTTGGCGTTCCTTTCGCCATGACATTCAAACCATACCATATTGAGCATCATAAGCATTTGGGCGAGGATGGTATTGACACTGATATGCCGACCCGACTTGAGTTGATGGTCTTGAATAACGTTCTTGGCAAGGCCTTTTTCGCCACTTTTCAGCTTTTTTTCTACGCAATCCGACCTGGTTTCGTCCGCGTTCAAAAACTTACAGCATGGCACATGTTGAATATTTGCATTCAGCTGCTGTTTGACTTTATGATATGTTATCTTTGTGGGTCGCCGGTCCCTCTGTACTATTTCCTCATGAGTTCTTTCTTTGCCGGCTCTCTCCACCCCATCGCCGGGCACTTCATTGCTGAGCACTACATGTTCAGCAACATTGAGCAAGAAACGTGGAGCTACTACGGCCCTTTAAATATTTTTACTTACAATGTTGGATACCACAATGAGCATCATGACTTTCCCTCTGTTCCTTGGACGCGCCTTCCAGCTTTGCGTAAACTTGCACCTGAATTCTATGATGTGCTTCCATCACATTCTTCTTGGACTATGGTTATTCTGGCCTTTATCTTCAGCAACCACTCTGGTATGAACATGCGCGTGAAGCGTCAGCCTAGATTCAAGAAGCTGCAAGAACCTTCAATAGAAGATGCTCCAAACTACACTGGCTGGGAAGTTCGCACCTGA